One Candidatus Poribacteria bacterium genomic window, CCCTTCAGGGATGTTATTCTCAGGGGGAAACTATAGATGAAGCCTTGGAAAATATTAAGGATGCGATAAGGCTACATATAGAGGCTCGTAAATCCCTTGGCGAACCTATCCCCGTGGAGATAGCTCTGGAAGAGGTGAAGGTAAGTGCCTGAGCTGAGACCCCTAAGACCTGAGGAGGTTTTAAGAGCGTTGGAGCGACTGGGGTTCAAAAGAATACGACGGAGTGGAAGCCATGTCGTT contains:
- a CDS encoding type II toxin-antitoxin system HicB family antitoxin, with translation MIYKFKVIIEQDEDGVYIVSCPSLQGCYSQGETIDEALENIKDAIRLHIEARKSLGEPIPVEIALEEVKVSA